A single Drosophila ananassae strain 14024-0371.13 chromosome 3L, ASM1763931v2, whole genome shotgun sequence DNA region contains:
- the LOC6496239 gene encoding bridging integrator 2 isoform X4, whose product MLAKSVQKHAGRAKEKILQNLGKVDRTADEIFDDHLNNFNRQQASANKLQKEFNNYIRCVRAAQAASKTLMDAVCEIYEPQWSGYDALQAQTGASESLWADFAHKLGDQVLIPLNTYTGQFPEMKKKVEKRNRKLIDYDGQRHSFQNLQANANKRKDDVKLTKGREQLEEARRTYEILNTELHDELPALYDSRILFLVTNLQTLFATEQVFHNETSKIYSELEAIVDKLATESQRGSNTLRKQTSNAIKTSSPVQSPVNKLNNANINSSNYQNQITTNGGGSSLANSPTSTNSSLQEPRFDSVSSTPEPTPDSPAAPSSPTENGGGSGGGATAKPVERPELTGLNGSSGKATTTTQTSPTEESTAKAVAAVVADTGAGDLTVPPTTTPQVNGNNNDPPAHPVAGAKEGGKQPKELPTSNSNAEAAAEAAANNGNSIEEHKQKKLDTDTDTDKLDATKSDTDTITKTSQSTVTNTSQSIRPIVNRHSGNKANKNPFEEDDDRIYEVPADANTADLPAGVLYRVKATYGYVKEDVDELSFEIGDIIRVIEYDDPEDQFFVTNLQEEGWLMGQKEGTTEKGLFPANFTRPI is encoded by the exons ATTCTACAAAACTTGGGAAAAGTGGATCGCACCGCAGATGAAATCTTCGACGATCACCTGAACAACTTCAACCGCCAGCAGGCGAGTGCCAACAAACTACAAAAGGAGTTcaacaactatatacgatgtGTTCGCG CCGCACAAGCCGCCTCCAAGACTCTGATGGACGCCGTTTGCGAAATTTATGAGCCACAATGGAGCGGATACGATGCCCTTCAAGCACAAACCGGCGCCTCGGAGAGCCTGTGGGCGGACTTTGCCCACAAGCTGGGGGACCAAGTGCTCATTCCCCTCAACACATACACTGGACAGTTTCCAGAAATGAAG aaaaaagtggAGAAGCGCAATCGGAAGCTGATTGATTACGATGGACAGCGTCACTCGTTCCAGAATCTGCAAGCCAATGCCAACAAGCGCAAAGATGATGTCAAG CTAACCAAAGGACGTGAACAGCTGGAGGAGGCCAGACGCACTTATGAGATTCTGAACACGGAACTGCACGATGAACTGCCTGCTTTGTACGATTCGAGAATACTGTTTTTGGTTACCAACTTGCAGACCCTTTTCGCCACAGAACAGGTCTTCCACAATGAAACCTCCAAG ATCTACTCGGAACTAGAGGCTATTGTCGATAAACTGGCCACAGAATCACAGCGCGGATCGAATACCCTAAGGAAACAAACTA GCAATGCCATCAAGACATCCAGTCCAGTGCAGTCGCCGGTCAACAAGCTCAACAACGccaacatcaacagcagcaactACCAGAATCAGATTACCACAAACGGTGGCGGCTCCAGTCTGGCCAACAGCC CCACATCCACCAACTCTTCGCTGCAAGAGCCGAGATTTGATTCAGTTTCTTCAACACCAGAACCGACCCCCGATTCCCCGGCAGCGCCCAGCAGTCCCACGGAAAACggtggtggtagtggtggtggtgccacCGCAAAGCCAGTGGAGCGTCCCGAGCTGACAGGTCTGAATGGGTCGAGTGGCAAggcaaccaccaccacccagaCCTCACCGACGGAGGAGTCAACCGCAAAGGCGGTAGCGGCAGTGGTGGCGGATACCGGAGCTGGGGACTTGACAGtaccacccaccaccaccccccaaGTCAATGGCAACAACAATGATCCACCTGCCCACCCGGTGGCAGGTGCAAAGGAAGGTGGCAAGCAACCAAAGGAACTGCcgaccagcaacagcaatgcCGAGGCAGCGGCCGAGGCGGCTGCCAACAATGGCAACTCGATCGAGGAGCACAAGCAGAAGAAACTAG ATAccgatacagatacagataaaTTAGACGCAACCAagtcagatacagatactatTACCAAGACCAGTCAGAGCACAGTCACAAATACCAGTCAGAGCATTAGACCCATAGTTAATAGGCACAGCGGTAATAAGGCTAATAAGAATCCGTTCGAGGAAGACGACGATCGCATCTACGAGGTGCCCGCTG ATGCCAACACTGCTGACCTGCCGGCCGGCGTGCTCTACCGCGTCAAGGCCACCTACGGCTACGTCAAGGAGGATGTGGACGAGCTGAGCTTCGAGATCGGTGACATAATTCGGGTTATCGAGTACGACGATCCAGAGGATCAG TTCTTTGTTACCAACTTGCAGGAGGAGGGCTGGCTGATGGGTCAGAAGGAGGGCACCACCGAGAAGGGACTCTTCCCCGCCAACTTTACGCGTCCCATCTGA
- the LOC6496239 gene encoding bridging integrator 2 isoform X1, whose amino-acid sequence MSENKGIMLAKSVQKHAGRAKEKILQNLGKVDRTADEIFDDHLNNFNRQQASANKLQKEFNNYIRCVRAAQAASKTLMDAVCEIYEPQWSGYDALQAQTGASESLWADFAHKLGDQVLIPLNTYTGQFPEMKKKVEKRNRKLIDYDGQRHSFQNLQANANKRKDDVKLTKGREQLEEARRTYEILNTELHDELPALYDSRILFLVTNLQTLFATEQVFHNETSKIYSELEAIVDKLATESQRGSNTLRKQTSNAIKTSSPVQSPVNKLNNANINSSNYQNQITTNGGGSSLANSPTSTNSSLQEPRFDSVSSTPEPTPDSPAAPSSPTENGGGSGGGATAKPVERPELTGLNGSSGKATTTTQTSPTEESTAKAVAAVVADTGAGDLTVPPTTTPQVNGNNNDPPAHPVAGAKEGGKQPKELPTSNSNAEAAAEAAANNGNSIEEHKQKKLGNDTKTETLRISDPKDTTTDTVTQHLVTSTNTDTDTDTDTDKLDATKSDTDTITKTSQSTVTNTSQSIRPIVNRHSGNKANKNPFEEDDDRIYEVPADANTADLPAGVLYRVKATYGYVKEDVDELSFEIGDIIRVIEYDDPEDQEEGWLMGQKEGTTEKGLFPANFTRPI is encoded by the exons ATTCTACAAAACTTGGGAAAAGTGGATCGCACCGCAGATGAAATCTTCGACGATCACCTGAACAACTTCAACCGCCAGCAGGCGAGTGCCAACAAACTACAAAAGGAGTTcaacaactatatacgatgtGTTCGCG CCGCACAAGCCGCCTCCAAGACTCTGATGGACGCCGTTTGCGAAATTTATGAGCCACAATGGAGCGGATACGATGCCCTTCAAGCACAAACCGGCGCCTCGGAGAGCCTGTGGGCGGACTTTGCCCACAAGCTGGGGGACCAAGTGCTCATTCCCCTCAACACATACACTGGACAGTTTCCAGAAATGAAG aaaaaagtggAGAAGCGCAATCGGAAGCTGATTGATTACGATGGACAGCGTCACTCGTTCCAGAATCTGCAAGCCAATGCCAACAAGCGCAAAGATGATGTCAAG CTAACCAAAGGACGTGAACAGCTGGAGGAGGCCAGACGCACTTATGAGATTCTGAACACGGAACTGCACGATGAACTGCCTGCTTTGTACGATTCGAGAATACTGTTTTTGGTTACCAACTTGCAGACCCTTTTCGCCACAGAACAGGTCTTCCACAATGAAACCTCCAAG ATCTACTCGGAACTAGAGGCTATTGTCGATAAACTGGCCACAGAATCACAGCGCGGATCGAATACCCTAAGGAAACAAACTA GCAATGCCATCAAGACATCCAGTCCAGTGCAGTCGCCGGTCAACAAGCTCAACAACGccaacatcaacagcagcaactACCAGAATCAGATTACCACAAACGGTGGCGGCTCCAGTCTGGCCAACAGCC CCACATCCACCAACTCTTCGCTGCAAGAGCCGAGATTTGATTCAGTTTCTTCAACACCAGAACCGACCCCCGATTCCCCGGCAGCGCCCAGCAGTCCCACGGAAAACggtggtggtagtggtggtggtgccacCGCAAAGCCAGTGGAGCGTCCCGAGCTGACAGGTCTGAATGGGTCGAGTGGCAAggcaaccaccaccacccagaCCTCACCGACGGAGGAGTCAACCGCAAAGGCGGTAGCGGCAGTGGTGGCGGATACCGGAGCTGGGGACTTGACAGtaccacccaccaccaccccccaaGTCAATGGCAACAACAATGATCCACCTGCCCACCCGGTGGCAGGTGCAAAGGAAGGTGGCAAGCAACCAAAGGAACTGCcgaccagcaacagcaatgcCGAGGCAGCGGCCGAGGCGGCTGCCAACAATGGCAACTCGATCGAGGAGCACAAGCAGAAGAAACTAGGTAATGACACCAAAACTGAAACACTCAGAATATCAGATCCAAAAGATACAACCACCGATACAGTCACCCAGCACTTAGTTACATCTACCAATACCGATACAGATAccgatacagatacagataaaTTAGACGCAACCAagtcagatacagatactatTACCAAGACCAGTCAGAGCACAGTCACAAATACCAGTCAGAGCATTAGACCCATAGTTAATAGGCACAGCGGTAATAAGGCTAATAAGAATCCGTTCGAGGAAGACGACGATCGCATCTACGAGGTGCCCGCTG ATGCCAACACTGCTGACCTGCCGGCCGGCGTGCTCTACCGCGTCAAGGCCACCTACGGCTACGTCAAGGAGGATGTGGACGAGCTGAGCTTCGAGATCGGTGACATAATTCGGGTTATCGAGTACGACGATCCAGAGGATCAG GAGGAGGGCTGGCTGATGGGTCAGAAGGAGGGCACCACCGAGAAGGGACTCTTCCCCGCCAACTTTACGCGTCCCATCTGA
- the LOC6496239 gene encoding bridging integrator 2 isoform X5 produces MLAKSVQKHAGRAKEKILQNLGKVDRTADEIFDDHLNNFNRQQASANKLQKEFNNYIRCVRAAQAASKTLMDAVCEIYEPQWSGYDALQAQTGASESLWADFAHKLGDQVLIPLNTYTGQFPEMKKKVEKRNRKLIDYDGQRHSFQNLQANANKRKDDVKLTKGREQLEEARRTYEILNTELHDELPALYDSRILFLVTNLQTLFATEQVFHNETSKIYSELEAIVDKLATESQRGSNTLRKQTSNAIKTSSPVQSPVNKLNNANINSSNYQNQITTNGGGSSLANSPTSTNSSLQEPRFDSVSSTPEPTPDSPAAPSSPTENGGGSGGGATAKPVERPELTGLNGSSGKATTTTQTSPTEESTAKAVAAVVADTGAGDLTVPPTTTPQVNGNNNDPPAHPVAGAKEGGKQPKELPTSNSNAEAAAEAAANNGNSIEEHKQKKLDTDTDTDKLDATKSDTDTITKTSQSTVTNTSQSIRPIVNRHSGNKANKNPFEEDDDRIYEVPADANTADLPAGVLYRVKATYGYVKEDVDELSFEIGDIIRVIEYDDPEDQEEGWLMGQKEGTTEKGLFPANFTRPI; encoded by the exons ATTCTACAAAACTTGGGAAAAGTGGATCGCACCGCAGATGAAATCTTCGACGATCACCTGAACAACTTCAACCGCCAGCAGGCGAGTGCCAACAAACTACAAAAGGAGTTcaacaactatatacgatgtGTTCGCG CCGCACAAGCCGCCTCCAAGACTCTGATGGACGCCGTTTGCGAAATTTATGAGCCACAATGGAGCGGATACGATGCCCTTCAAGCACAAACCGGCGCCTCGGAGAGCCTGTGGGCGGACTTTGCCCACAAGCTGGGGGACCAAGTGCTCATTCCCCTCAACACATACACTGGACAGTTTCCAGAAATGAAG aaaaaagtggAGAAGCGCAATCGGAAGCTGATTGATTACGATGGACAGCGTCACTCGTTCCAGAATCTGCAAGCCAATGCCAACAAGCGCAAAGATGATGTCAAG CTAACCAAAGGACGTGAACAGCTGGAGGAGGCCAGACGCACTTATGAGATTCTGAACACGGAACTGCACGATGAACTGCCTGCTTTGTACGATTCGAGAATACTGTTTTTGGTTACCAACTTGCAGACCCTTTTCGCCACAGAACAGGTCTTCCACAATGAAACCTCCAAG ATCTACTCGGAACTAGAGGCTATTGTCGATAAACTGGCCACAGAATCACAGCGCGGATCGAATACCCTAAGGAAACAAACTA GCAATGCCATCAAGACATCCAGTCCAGTGCAGTCGCCGGTCAACAAGCTCAACAACGccaacatcaacagcagcaactACCAGAATCAGATTACCACAAACGGTGGCGGCTCCAGTCTGGCCAACAGCC CCACATCCACCAACTCTTCGCTGCAAGAGCCGAGATTTGATTCAGTTTCTTCAACACCAGAACCGACCCCCGATTCCCCGGCAGCGCCCAGCAGTCCCACGGAAAACggtggtggtagtggtggtggtgccacCGCAAAGCCAGTGGAGCGTCCCGAGCTGACAGGTCTGAATGGGTCGAGTGGCAAggcaaccaccaccacccagaCCTCACCGACGGAGGAGTCAACCGCAAAGGCGGTAGCGGCAGTGGTGGCGGATACCGGAGCTGGGGACTTGACAGtaccacccaccaccaccccccaaGTCAATGGCAACAACAATGATCCACCTGCCCACCCGGTGGCAGGTGCAAAGGAAGGTGGCAAGCAACCAAAGGAACTGCcgaccagcaacagcaatgcCGAGGCAGCGGCCGAGGCGGCTGCCAACAATGGCAACTCGATCGAGGAGCACAAGCAGAAGAAACTAG ATAccgatacagatacagataaaTTAGACGCAACCAagtcagatacagatactatTACCAAGACCAGTCAGAGCACAGTCACAAATACCAGTCAGAGCATTAGACCCATAGTTAATAGGCACAGCGGTAATAAGGCTAATAAGAATCCGTTCGAGGAAGACGACGATCGCATCTACGAGGTGCCCGCTG ATGCCAACACTGCTGACCTGCCGGCCGGCGTGCTCTACCGCGTCAAGGCCACCTACGGCTACGTCAAGGAGGATGTGGACGAGCTGAGCTTCGAGATCGGTGACATAATTCGGGTTATCGAGTACGACGATCCAGAGGATCAG GAGGAGGGCTGGCTGATGGGTCAGAAGGAGGGCACCACCGAGAAGGGACTCTTCCCCGCCAACTTTACGCGTCCCATCTGA